In a genomic window of Infirmifilum sp. NZ:
- a CDS encoding carbohydrate ABC transporter permease: protein MRVKASTILLYAVAVVLIVVITVPILLLLGLAFSESPVTIKGFTLENFSYLRKGVLFENDPVYSKLYPNVYSVAFNTLLLALGNMLLVVFISSMAGYVISRYSFRGRSAILGAFLVIHGVPASVLLIALYFMLREMKLLNTILGVVLVRMSVDLPLGVWVLKGFYDSIPWDLEIASMVDGTSRLGAFYRVMLPLVKPGIFAVALFSFLSGWGEYIFVYTFIQSQTNWTFSLLIRSLIGEMGGINLSLIAALSVFYLIPVIVLFVVGEKYLVRVTIGGVKG from the coding sequence GTGAGGGTGAAGGCATCAACAATCCTCCTTTACGCCGTCGCTGTGGTCCTAATAGTCGTAATCACGGTTCCGATACTGCTTCTCCTAGGCCTAGCGTTCAGCGAGAGCCCCGTTACGATTAAAGGCTTTACGCTTGAGAACTTCAGCTACCTCAGAAAAGGAGTGCTCTTCGAGAACGACCCGGTTTACAGCAAGCTCTACCCCAACGTTTACAGCGTTGCCTTCAACACGCTTCTGCTCGCCCTCGGGAACATGCTCCTCGTGGTGTTCATCTCCTCCATGGCGGGCTATGTGATCTCTCGCTACAGCTTCAGGGGCCGTAGCGCCATACTGGGTGCTTTCCTCGTGATCCACGGTGTCCCCGCGTCGGTGCTACTGATAGCTCTCTACTTCATGCTTCGGGAAATGAAGCTCCTGAACACGATCCTCGGCGTAGTGCTCGTAAGGATGTCCGTCGACCTACCCTTGGGGGTGTGGGTTCTCAAGGGCTTCTACGACAGCATCCCCTGGGACCTGGAAATAGCGAGCATGGTTGACGGCACCAGCAGGCTTGGGGCCTTCTACAGGGTTATGTTGCCGCTGGTTAAGCCTGGGATTTTCGCCGTTGCCCTCTTCTCATTCCTCAGCGGTTGGGGCGAGTACATTTTCGTGTACACGTTCATACAGTCGCAGACGAACTGGACTTTCTCCTTGCTTATACGAAGCCTCATCGGCGAGATGGGTGGGATAAACCTCTCGCTGATAGCCGCCCTATCGGTATTCTATTTAATCCCGGTCATCGTTCTGTTCGTTGTGGGCGAGAAGTACCTGGTTAGGGTCACGATAGGTGGTGTCAAGGGGTGA
- a CDS encoding carotenoid biosynthesis protein, with protein sequence MNARETYASILLALGFALQVFLDRPLSEYLMLALLSASLGVSWTLWRGAPLLFLIGSATGLAFEVVGLSTGLPFGAYTYTWRAPRVFGVPVPVVFAWGTYLYASYLSALPLAGRWKRALAATLYMVLLDLGVDPVMVEKGLWTWSAQCPCWFGVPLTNYLGWATVSASAILIYQRLVKSEPVARPVVSFTVLAACLPILKEASGGALLPALASFALLATASTALYIVSRKAWNTGSEKLYY encoded by the coding sequence ATGAATGCGCGTGAGACCTATGCTTCTATCCTGCTAGCGCTGGGATTTGCGCTCCAGGTCTTCTTAGACAGGCCTCTCAGCGAGTACTTGATGCTCGCTCTCCTCTCAGCATCGCTTGGCGTCTCATGGACCCTTTGGCGGGGAGCCCCTCTACTCTTTCTAATCGGCTCCGCGACGGGGCTCGCTTTTGAGGTCGTGGGGCTCAGCACGGGCCTGCCCTTTGGGGCTTACACCTACACGTGGAGAGCTCCTCGGGTATTCGGCGTCCCTGTGCCCGTGGTGTTTGCCTGGGGCACCTACCTGTACGCGTCGTACCTCTCCGCGCTCCCACTCGCGGGGAGGTGGAAGAGGGCGCTGGCGGCGACACTCTACATGGTTCTCCTAGACCTCGGAGTCGATCCCGTTATGGTGGAGAAAGGGCTTTGGACGTGGAGCGCGCAGTGCCCCTGCTGGTTTGGCGTGCCCCTCACGAACTACCTGGGCTGGGCAACAGTATCGGCTTCTGCCATTCTCATCTACCAGAGGCTGGTGAAAAGTGAGCCCGTGGCTAGGCCTGTCGTCTCGTTCACCGTTCTCGCGGCCTGCCTCCCGATACTCAAGGAGGCATCAGGGGGAGCTCTCTTACCTGCTCTCGCCAGCTTCGCACTGCTGGCTACGGCGTCGACAGCCCTATACATCGTAAGCAGAAAGGCTTGGAACACGGGATCAGAAAAACTATACTATTAG
- a CDS encoding ABC transporter substrate-binding protein, giving the protein MSTSKTLQKTTALLLIVTLIIGFIAGYLVHWATAPTAPAGEYVPKSEYDKLASELQSLKAQLQQLQQQAGGKPVEIVITAWTQGPERESIYRQLNLVEAANRLNAIFQATGVPATVKLEGDFSTAQWTDYRNKVFLALQGGTGPCIFQMEHHYAALLSENGWIIPLDDYVKKYWNWTYYDVISGLWDSVTYKGHIWGIPQDTEARPVYFNKLLLKQLGWTDEQINALPEKIRRGEFTLWDMLKVAEEAVQKGVVQPGYGIWHRPNAGPDWPIVYLAFGGTLQDPSTGKLVADMKVWKKVFDWYYEASMQKGKVISDKITSLDFNRDVHPTVVSGKVLFWFGGTWHKGQWIGSFNLTEEKFWQMFGFALYPAGEPGLKPVTLSQPQVYFISKTCKYPEVAFLILTLATDPYLNSLHAVKSAHLAILYSQLSLPVYTQDKFLAATGYMVEYAKYQPLHPKWSDYNTIIFNVIKGIETGQFNSDQALQVFRQNLQSTLGDQVIIRE; this is encoded by the coding sequence ATGAGCACGAGTAAAACACTGCAAAAGACCACCGCACTGCTGTTAATAGTTACGCTCATCATCGGCTTTATTGCAGGTTATTTAGTGCACTGGGCGACTGCGCCGACAGCCCCGGCTGGGGAGTACGTGCCTAAGTCGGAGTACGATAAGCTAGCCTCCGAGCTTCAGAGCCTAAAGGCGCAGCTGCAGCAGCTCCAGCAGCAGGCAGGCGGCAAGCCGGTAGAAATTGTGATCACAGCCTGGACGCAGGGTCCTGAGAGGGAGTCCATCTACAGGCAACTAAACCTCGTGGAGGCGGCTAACAGGCTTAATGCGATATTCCAAGCGACAGGCGTACCGGCCACTGTGAAGCTTGAGGGAGACTTCTCAACGGCGCAGTGGACCGACTACAGGAACAAGGTGTTCCTCGCGCTACAGGGGGGCACGGGCCCGTGCATATTCCAGATGGAGCACCACTACGCGGCGCTTCTCAGCGAGAACGGGTGGATCATACCGCTGGACGACTACGTGAAGAAGTACTGGAACTGGACCTACTACGACGTTATAAGCGGGCTCTGGGACTCCGTGACTTACAAGGGGCACATCTGGGGTATACCTCAGGACACGGAAGCCAGGCCTGTCTACTTCAATAAACTGCTGCTCAAGCAGCTGGGCTGGACAGACGAGCAGATCAACGCGCTCCCCGAGAAGATCAGGAGAGGTGAGTTCACTCTCTGGGACATGCTGAAAGTCGCAGAGGAAGCAGTGCAAAAGGGAGTTGTGCAACCAGGCTACGGTATCTGGCACAGGCCCAACGCTGGCCCAGATTGGCCTATCGTCTACCTGGCTTTCGGAGGCACGCTCCAAGACCCCTCAACGGGTAAGCTTGTTGCCGACATGAAGGTTTGGAAGAAGGTCTTCGACTGGTACTACGAGGCTTCGATGCAGAAGGGTAAAGTTATCTCCGACAAGATAACATCCCTCGACTTCAACCGCGACGTTCACCCGACGGTTGTATCAGGGAAAGTCCTGTTCTGGTTCGGAGGCACGTGGCACAAGGGCCAGTGGATAGGGTCGTTCAACCTTACTGAGGAGAAATTCTGGCAGATGTTCGGCTTCGCCCTCTACCCCGCCGGCGAGCCCGGACTTAAGCCCGTCACCCTTTCTCAGCCACAAGTGTACTTTATCTCAAAGACCTGCAAGTACCCTGAGGTGGCGTTCCTCATCCTCACCCTAGCCACCGACCCGTATCTGAACAGCCTTCACGCAGTTAAAAGCGCACACTTGGCGATACTCTACAGCCAGCTCTCCTTACCGGTCTACACTCAGGACAAGTTCCTCGCCGCGACAGGCTACATGGTCGAGTACGCTAAGTACCAGCCCTTGCACCCGAAGTGGAGTGACTACAACACGATAATCTTCAACGTGATCAAGGGCATCGAGACAGGCCAGTTCAACTCCGACCAGGCGCTCCAGGTGTTCAGGCAGAACCTGCAAAGCACGCTGGGAGACCAGGTAATAATCAGAGAGTAA
- a CDS encoding carbohydrate ABC transporter permease, protein MKLAVITLMLAPATVVVVSFMIVPAIITILMSFTNLDYRFIWEWVGLANYQKFISDINTPIFVRNTIIYVAGTLTFNVGMGLFLALVSTHIHDTLGTLMRALWYLPRVMPSVIYAFIMMWIFSPMDTGFLNTVLKALGGEPVPWTFQYYWPFLFIVNGFIGCSFGMVIFSSAIKAIPQDYIIAAKVDGASQLTIIRRIILPLIKWQIAFVVAYQTLSLLASFEYILLTLDGGPGYYSTEVMILQAYHLAFGQYLASMRYGYAAVFVTILLVIGLVLSIVYWRVFRLRELMAEPKME, encoded by the coding sequence TTGAAGCTCGCCGTAATTACCCTCATGCTCGCCCCCGCCACAGTCGTTGTCGTATCCTTCATGATAGTCCCGGCAATCATAACGATCCTCATGTCATTCACCAACCTTGACTACAGGTTCATCTGGGAGTGGGTGGGGCTGGCGAACTACCAGAAGTTCATCTCCGACATCAACACCCCGATCTTCGTGAGGAACACGATAATCTACGTCGCGGGAACCCTCACCTTCAACGTGGGCATGGGGCTCTTCCTAGCCCTCGTCTCCACGCACATCCACGACACCCTGGGTACGCTTATGCGTGCGCTGTGGTACCTGCCAAGGGTCATGCCCTCGGTGATATACGCTTTCATAATGATGTGGATCTTCTCACCCATGGACACGGGCTTCCTGAACACCGTGCTGAAGGCGCTCGGCGGAGAACCCGTACCCTGGACCTTCCAGTACTACTGGCCGTTCCTCTTCATCGTGAACGGCTTCATTGGCTGTAGCTTCGGGATGGTGATATTCAGCTCGGCCATAAAGGCCATACCGCAGGACTACATCATAGCCGCGAAGGTCGACGGCGCGTCACAGCTCACGATAATCAGGCGCATCATACTGCCTCTCATCAAGTGGCAGATAGCCTTCGTCGTTGCGTACCAAACCCTCTCGCTGCTCGCCTCGTTCGAGTACATACTCCTCACGCTCGATGGAGGCCCGGGCTACTACTCGACTGAGGTCATGATACTCCAGGCGTACCACCTGGCGTTCGGGCAGTACCTGGCATCTATGCGCTACGGCTACGCGGCAGTCTTCGTCACCATACTTCTCGTAATCGGCTTGGTTCTCTCGATAGTCTACTGGAGGGTGTTCAGGCTGCGCGAGCTCATGGCTGAGCCGAAAATGGAGTAG
- a CDS encoding type II glyceraldehyde-3-phosphate dehydrogenase, with product MIRVSVNGYGTIGKRVAWAVSRMPDMELVGVSKTRPDWEAALAVKNGFRLFVPDGYAERFEEAGIKPSGSIEEMIAESDIVVDATPSGVGARYKPVYEAAGKRAVFQGGEKPDVAEASFFPLVNYSKALGKRYLRVLSCNTTGLARVIYALSRVGELRRVYGVIVRRGADPKEVSRGPIEGLLLESLPPPSHHSRDLAEIFPNIEVLTYAVVAPTTLSHLHIIFAEFREPVSASKLVESLHEAPRVLVLDDSIRSTAELRELARYAGRPLGDIYEVAVWEDSVAVKGATVSLAYAVHQEAVVIPENVDAVRASMSTASEAADSILLTDRILGVKSWL from the coding sequence GTGATCAGGGTCTCGGTGAACGGCTACGGCACGATAGGCAAGAGGGTGGCCTGGGCTGTCAGCAGGATGCCTGACATGGAGCTCGTAGGTGTTTCGAAGACGAGGCCCGACTGGGAAGCCGCTCTAGCCGTCAAAAACGGTTTCAGGCTGTTTGTCCCAGATGGCTACGCAGAGCGGTTTGAGGAAGCCGGGATAAAGCCATCCGGCTCTATCGAGGAGATGATCGCTGAAAGCGACATCGTCGTGGACGCGACTCCCAGCGGAGTCGGGGCGAGGTACAAACCGGTATATGAGGCAGCGGGGAAGAGGGCGGTGTTTCAGGGAGGCGAGAAGCCGGACGTCGCCGAGGCGAGCTTCTTCCCGCTGGTGAACTACTCGAAGGCTCTTGGGAAGAGGTACCTGAGGGTGCTTTCGTGCAACACGACAGGCCTAGCGAGGGTGATTTATGCTCTATCAAGGGTGGGTGAGCTCAGGCGGGTTTACGGCGTTATAGTTAGGCGGGGGGCGGACCCCAAGGAAGTATCGAGGGGCCCGATCGAGGGATTGCTCCTCGAGAGCCTGCCGCCTCCCTCCCACCACTCGCGCGACCTAGCCGAGATTTTCCCCAACATCGAGGTCTTAACCTACGCGGTCGTCGCGCCGACTACCCTCTCGCACCTCCACATTATTTTCGCTGAGTTCCGCGAGCCAGTTTCCGCGTCGAAGCTCGTCGAATCGCTACATGAGGCCCCCCGTGTCCTCGTGCTGGACGACAGCATCAGGTCAACCGCGGAGCTGCGAGAGCTGGCCAGGTACGCTGGCAGGCCCCTCGGGGACATATACGAGGTTGCCGTATGGGAGGATAGCGTTGCGGTTAAGGGGGCAACGGTTTCCCTAGCCTACGCGGTGCACCAGGAAGCGGTCGTGATTCCTGAGAACGTGGACGCTGTGCGGGCATCCATGTCTACCGCGAGTGAGGCAGCGGACTCCATACTCCTTACGGACAGGATATTGGGCGTGAAGAGCTGGCTTTAA
- a CDS encoding ABC transporter ATP-binding protein produces the protein MVRVRLENVSKTFRGGVDAVKNLNLEVKDKEFVVLLGPSGCGKTTTLLMIAGVYKPTTGYIYFDDTIVNDLEPKDRNIGMVFQSYALYPHMTVYENIAFPLRLKKLPKQEIDARVREVAAMLRIDDLLDRKPSQLSGGQQQRVALARAIVKQPQLFLMDEPLSNLDAKIRIEVRAELKRLQRELGITTIYVTHDQAEAMSLADRVAVLNKGELQQYATPEELYNNPANTFVASFIGSPPANILDAEVVLEPQPRVEVAGASFALPDDIARVFRELGETRVLLMLRPEHVQVRRGKGFTIYTTEWLGREEIAFLHAPDGTLIRAVLRPEERLGVGEEVEVYFDFKKVHFYRRSGELIV, from the coding sequence GTGGTTAGGGTTAGGCTGGAGAACGTATCGAAAACGTTCCGGGGCGGAGTGGACGCTGTCAAAAACCTGAACCTCGAGGTGAAGGACAAGGAGTTCGTCGTCCTGCTAGGCCCCAGCGGCTGCGGGAAAACGACAACCCTGCTCATGATAGCAGGCGTCTACAAGCCCACGACAGGCTACATCTACTTCGACGACACGATAGTGAACGACCTGGAGCCCAAGGACAGGAACATAGGAATGGTGTTCCAGAGCTACGCCCTCTACCCCCACATGACGGTGTACGAGAACATAGCTTTCCCGCTGAGGCTGAAGAAGCTACCGAAGCAGGAGATCGACGCTAGGGTTCGAGAGGTCGCTGCTATGCTCAGGATAGACGACCTCCTCGACAGGAAGCCGTCGCAGCTCAGCGGCGGGCAGCAGCAGCGCGTAGCCCTAGCCCGCGCGATAGTGAAGCAGCCCCAGCTCTTCCTCATGGACGAGCCCCTGAGCAACCTGGACGCGAAGATAAGGATCGAGGTGAGGGCGGAGCTGAAGAGGCTTCAGAGGGAGCTGGGCATCACCACGATCTACGTGACGCACGACCAGGCCGAGGCGATGAGCCTCGCCGATAGAGTGGCTGTGCTCAACAAAGGGGAGCTGCAGCAGTACGCTACACCGGAGGAGCTCTACAACAACCCCGCGAACACGTTCGTCGCCAGCTTCATCGGGAGCCCGCCCGCGAACATCCTCGACGCGGAGGTGGTGCTGGAGCCTCAGCCCAGAGTTGAGGTCGCGGGCGCGTCGTTCGCGCTGCCTGACGACATCGCGAGGGTCTTCAGGGAGCTCGGGGAGACCAGGGTGCTACTGATGCTCAGGCCTGAGCACGTACAGGTCAGGAGGGGTAAGGGCTTCACGATCTACACCACCGAGTGGCTTGGCCGCGAGGAGATCGCCTTCCTGCACGCGCCCGACGGGACGCTCATCAGGGCCGTCCTGAGGCCGGAGGAGAGGCTCGGCGTCGGGGAAGAGGTCGAAGTGTACTTCGACTTCAAGAAGGTCCACTTCTACAGGCGAAGCGGGGAGCTAATAGTATAG
- a CDS encoding ABC transporter permease, with protein sequence MIAPLFAKEIKDLLRDPRILVPFILSALIMPVIALVISVPMKTAVEEAVRGAQNIGVVSYDKGPYSEKLIAWLAGRGFNVTKLPQGNPEEISLEASRRGVRVVLILPETFSRSLTVGDVANITVLSVVDEISVFSGVETAPVVEQVKSFYLEHVANKSGISPQVLLNPVHSTPQTYIASKKAFLPADPGSLAGLLMAALLVPLIVMSISLVVMQMSATSMAVENEERTLETLLTMPVPPHEILTAKLLGMFVVSLVGSALELAGMALYFAIYFATFLGSMPGVSGQQALTLNIPSQASLLSPHDLLLLAPSLLISLFFAAALGVIVGALSRDVRIANTIMSPLGMLIVIPGYFVVFAPSSMVGPAVKAALYVFPMTQPTILARDIVASQPPLEAPVYILLSVLVTLGLVYLTSSLISLETLSRVQYSVERALSRFRRKP encoded by the coding sequence GTGATCGCCCCACTCTTCGCGAAAGAGATTAAGGACCTGCTCAGAGACCCGAGGATCCTAGTCCCGTTCATACTAAGCGCCCTAATCATGCCCGTGATAGCGCTGGTCATATCGGTTCCCATGAAGACAGCCGTCGAAGAGGCGGTGCGAGGCGCGCAGAACATAGGCGTGGTGAGCTACGACAAAGGCCCCTACTCCGAGAAGCTCATCGCGTGGCTGGCCGGGAGGGGCTTCAACGTGACTAAGCTCCCTCAGGGAAACCCTGAAGAAATATCGCTGGAGGCCTCGAGGAGAGGCGTACGCGTCGTGCTCATCCTCCCTGAGACGTTCTCCCGCTCGCTCACCGTTGGAGATGTTGCGAACATCACCGTTCTCTCGGTGGTCGACGAGATATCCGTGTTCTCAGGCGTGGAGACAGCCCCCGTAGTGGAGCAGGTTAAGAGCTTCTACCTAGAGCACGTCGCGAACAAGAGTGGTATAAGCCCACAAGTTCTCCTTAATCCGGTTCACTCCACACCCCAGACCTACATTGCTAGCAAGAAAGCGTTCCTGCCCGCGGACCCGGGCTCGCTGGCAGGGCTGCTGATGGCCGCGCTCCTGGTCCCCCTGATCGTCATGTCGATATCCCTAGTGGTCATGCAGATGTCGGCGACCTCCATGGCTGTGGAGAACGAGGAGAGAACCCTCGAGACCCTCCTGACGATGCCTGTGCCCCCGCACGAGATCCTGACAGCCAAGCTGCTGGGAATGTTCGTCGTGTCCCTTGTGGGCTCGGCGCTCGAGCTGGCCGGCATGGCGCTCTACTTCGCGATATACTTTGCAACCTTTCTCGGCTCGATGCCGGGAGTCTCGGGGCAGCAGGCGCTCACGCTGAACATCCCGAGCCAGGCGAGCCTGCTCTCCCCCCACGACCTCCTACTGCTGGCCCCCAGTCTCCTTATCTCGCTCTTCTTCGCCGCGGCCCTAGGAGTGATCGTGGGCGCGCTCAGCAGAGACGTGCGCATAGCTAACACGATCATGAGCCCGCTGGGCATGCTCATAGTGATTCCCGGCTACTTCGTCGTATTCGCCCCCTCGAGCATGGTCGGCCCCGCTGTGAAAGCAGCCCTCTATGTATTCCCGATGACGCAGCCCACGATCCTGGCAAGGGACATCGTCGCCTCGCAGCCTCCTCTCGAAGCCCCCGTCTATATCCTCCTCTCAGTGCTAGTGACGCTGGGCCTTGTGTACCTCACCTCGAGCCTGATCTCCCTGGAAACCCTGTCGCGGGTCCAGTACAGCGTCGAAAGAGCTCTATCTAGATTCAGGAGAAAGCCATAG